One Triticum dicoccoides isolate Atlit2015 ecotype Zavitan chromosome 5B, WEW_v2.0, whole genome shotgun sequence genomic window carries:
- the LOC119306951 gene encoding AAA-ATPase ASD, mitochondrial-like, with translation MAAIMVERWAGFGSAMATVIFLWSVVQNYVPPTFRLYLTAWAAKVAACFNPYLQITISEYGAERFQRSDFFLAVEAYLSEACARRARKLKAELGKDSKNLQVTVDDHDEVTDDFSGTTIWWYASKRQSKAQVISFYPGEDERRFYKVVFHRRHRDLVVDSYLPFVLGEGRAVTVKNRQRRLFTNNASRNWNPYRSKSVWSHVPFEHPATFDTLAMHPDEKEAIVDDLMAFQESKDYYAKVGKAWKRGYLLYGPPGTGKSTMIAAMANFLDYDVYDLELTAVKNNTELRKLFIETTGKSIIVIEDIDCSIDLTGKRRKDKKASGDKDSDSDDKPKLPMDPEKDDATKVTLSGLLNFIDGLWSACGGERIIIFTTNHKEKLDPALIRRGRMDKHIEMSYCRFEGFKVLAKNYLDVIEHDLFGEIQRLLEETDMSPADVAENLMPMSKKKKRDPDLCFSGLVEALKQAKEDAAAAAAKAKAEEEAKEAEAKKVKEKEETEVKKAKEENKGKDKAPEEANEDIKEGDK, from the coding sequence ATGGCGGCAATCATGGTAGAGAGGTGGGCGGGGTTCGGGTCGGCTATGGCGACCGTCATCTTTCTCTGGTCCGTGGTGCAGAACTACGTACCTCCCACCTTCCGCCTCTACCTCACCGCCTGGGCCGCAAAGGTCGCCGCCTGCTTCAACCCCTACCTCCAAATCACCATCTCCGAGTATGGCGCCGAGCGCTTCCAGCGTAGCGACTTCTTCCTCGCCGTTGAGGCCTACCTCAGCGAGGCATGCGCCCGGCGCGCACGGAAGCTCAAGGCCGAGCTCGGCAAGGACAGCAAGAACCTCCAGGTCACCGTCGACGACCACGACGAGGTCACCGACGACTTCTCCGGCACGACCATCTGGTGGTACGCCTCCAAGCGGCAGTCCAAGGCCCAAGTCATCAGCTTCTACCCCGGCGAGGACGAGCGGCGCTTCTACAAGGTCGTCTTTCACAGGCGCCACCGCGACCTTGTCGTCGACTCCTACCTGCCCTTCGTGCTCGGCGAGGGTCGCGCCGTCACCGTCAAGAACCGCCAGCGCCGTCTCTTCACCAACAACGCCAGCCGCAACTGGAACCCCTACCGCAGCAAGAGCGTCTGGAGCCACGTCCCCTTCGAGCACCCCGCCACCTTCGACACGCTCGCCATGCACCCCGATGAGAAGGAGGCCATCGTTGACGACCTCATGGCATTCCAGGAGAGCAAGGACTACTATGCAAAGGTCGGCAAGGCGTGGAAGCGCGGGTACCTCCTTTATGGACCGCCAGGCACCGGCAAGTCCACCATGATCGCCGCCATGGCCAACTTCCTTGACTACGATGTCTACGATCTCGAGCTCACTGCTGTCAAGAACAACACCGAGCTGCGGAAGCTCTTCATCGAGACCACGGGCAAGTCCATCATCGTCATAGAGGACATCGACTGCTCGATTGACCTCACCGGAAAACGCCGCAAGGACAAGAAGGCCTCTGGAGACAAGGACTCCGACAGTGATGACAAACCCAAGCTACCGATGGATCCAGAGAAGGACGACGCCACCAAGGTGACGCTCTCGGGCCTCCTCAACTTCATCGACGGGCTATGGTCTGCTTGCGGGGGTGAGcggatcatcatcttcaccaccaacCACAAGGAGAAGCTCGATCCGGCGCTGATCCGTCGAGGAAGGATGGACAAGCACATCGAGATGTCATACTGCCGCTTCGAGGGCTTCAAGGTTCTAGCCAAGAACTACCTAGATGTCATTGAGCATGACCTATTTGGGGAAATTCAGCGGCTACTCGAGGAGACCGACATGTCGCCCGCCGATGTTGCAGAGAATCTGATGCCAATgtcgaagaagaaaaagagggACCCTGATTTGTGTTTCTCAGGCCTCGTCGAGGCGCTCAAGCAGGCCAAGGAAGacgcggcagcagcggcggccaaGGCGAAGGCGGAAGAAGAGGCCAAGGAGGCTGAAGCAAAGAAAGTTAAGGAGAAAGAGGAGACGGAGGTGAAGAAAGCAAAGGAGGAAAACAAAGGGAAGGACAAAGCACCGGAGGAAGCCAATGAAGACATCAAAGAAGGTGACAAGTGA